The DNA segment TTGATATTTTCTAGATGACGTGTGCGTGTCCACACAAATCAATCGCACAAGCTATTTCGCCTCTAAATTTGTGTGTCAGGTCTCCTTAAGAGGATACAGGTATGTTCGACACCTGGTGACAATCTTCACTGGCACCTCACAAGCGTAAAGACAGAGCAGTCGATGGCAACAATCGCTAGGTGAATCTGGAATTGTCACAGTCAACAGTCATGCTAACAATCAGAAAATCATATAGGTTCTCTCGTTGCCATTTTATTTCAGTAGCTAAAATGACAAGCTTTGCTTTCCTCGGTCGAGAGTGTTTGTGCGGCGCTATTCGCTTGCCAAGCCAAGAGTGCTTGACCATGTGCCAAGCTTGCCAAGGCAGTTTATGAACTTTTTTATCCTGCCCAGGGGCTGTGCCTAAGCCTCATGATCGCCACAGCCTTGGGCGCGGGCGCCTACGGCCGTGGAGGAGGAGGCTATGGTGGAGGCGCTGGTGGTCACCATGGAGGCGGTGGGGCTGGAGGATTCGGTGGTCACCATGGCGGTGCCGGTGGCGGAGCCGGTGGATTTGGCGGTCACCACGGCGGTGGAGCAGGTGGCGGAGCAGGAGGCTTCGGAGGCCACCACGGAGGAGGTGCTGGTGGCGGTGCTGGAGGCTTCGGAGGCCACCACGGCGGAGGCGCGGGAGGGGCAGGAGGAGGCCTTGGCGGAGGCCTCGGCGGTGGTCTCGGAGGTGGCCACCATGGCGGAGGAGGTGGTCTTGGTGGCGGTGGATATGGCGGTGCTGGAGGTGCCGGCGGCTACGGTGGTTcccgtggtggtggcggcggcggatatGGTGGAGGAGCTGGTGGATATGGAGGAGGAGCTGGCGGCTACGGAGGAGGTGGTGACTACGTAAGTTCTGTACTTGGAAACAAAGCAGCTCTATACATTAATGCAGATGATTGCAAAGATTATTGACACGAACTAGTTAGAGCCGAGTGCTCTCTCATGAATTGCAATCTACCAAGAACAACTTGACAGTGCTTTCCCTCGTTTGCATGCAGGGCCAGCCAACCCCGTACAACTTCGGCTACGACGTGAAGGACGAGTACGGTAACAGCCAGAGCCGCCAGGAGAGTGGAGACGGCAGTGGCACCGTC comes from the Rhipicephalus sanguineus isolate Rsan-2018 chromosome 6, BIME_Rsan_1.4, whole genome shotgun sequence genome and includes:
- the LOC119396929 gene encoding uncharacterized protein LOC119396929 isoform X1 codes for the protein MMFFKGLCLSLMIATALGAGAYGRGGGGYGGGAGGHHGGGGAGGFGGHHGGAGGGAGGFGGHHGGGAGGGAGGFGGHHGGGAGGGAGGFGGHHGGGAGGAGGGLGGGLGGGLGGGHHGGGGGLGGGGYGGAGGAGGYGGSRGGGGGGYGGGAGGYGGGAGGYGGGGDYGQPTPYNFGYDVKDEYGNSQSRQESGDGSGTVKGSYGYTDTNGIYRQVSYVADQNGFRAVVKTNEPGVGPASPADAEFIVEQPPAGVVSQYAGARGGGGYGGGGGYGGAGGAGGYGGAGGAGGYGGAGGAGGYGGGHHGGAGGGAGGHHGGAGGYGGGAGGYGGGAGKFGGGAGGYGGGAGGAGGYGGSAGKYGGSSGGYSSGASGAGGGSGPWKY